A window of the Salarias fasciatus chromosome 7, fSalaFa1.1, whole genome shotgun sequence genome harbors these coding sequences:
- the csnk2a2b gene encoding casein kinase II subunit alpha': MPGPVAGSKSRVYADVNTLKTREYWDYEAHVPNWNNQEDYQLVRKLGRGKYSEVFEAINITNNEKVVVKILKPVKKKKIKREIKILENLRGGTNIIRLVDTVKDPVSRTPALVFECINNTDFKELYQKLTDYDIRFYMYELLKALDYCHSMGIMHRDVKPHNVMIDHQLRKLRLIDWGLAEFYHPSQEYNVRVASRYFKGPELLVDYQMYDYSLDMWSLGCMLASMIFQKEPFFHGQDNYDQLVRIAKVLGTDELFGYLRKYHIELDPRFKDLLGQQSRKRWEQFVQTENQHLVSPEALDLLDKLLRYDHQQRLTATEAMEHPYFYPVVKEQSLSNSDNNMVSSGNTTAR; this comes from the exons ATGCCGGGTCCGGTGGCCGGTAGCAAGTCCCGTGTGTATGCAGACGTCAACACCCTGAAGACCCGGGAATACTGGGACTACGAGGCCCACGTCCCCAACTGGAA CAACCAGGAGGACTACCAGCTGGTTCGAAAGCTGGGCAGAGGGAAGTACAGCGAAGTGTTCGAGGCTATCAACATCACCAACAATGAGAAGGTGGTGGTCAAAATCCtgaag ccggtgaagaagaagaagatcaagCGAGAGATCAAAATCCTGGAAAACCTGCGAGGAGGAACCAACATCATCCGCCTGGTGGACACAGTCAAAGACCCCGTG TCCAGAACTCCAGCGCTCGTCTTTGAATGCATCAATAACACAGATTTTAAG GAGTTGTACCAGAAGTTGACGGACTACGATATCCGATTCTATATGTATGAACTACTGAAG gCTCTGGACTACTGTCACAGTATGGGAATCATGCATCGTGACGTCAAACCCCACAATGTGATGATCGACCACCAGTTGAGAAAG CTACGCCTTATAGACTGGGGCCTGGCGGAGTTCTACCACCCGTCCCAGGAGTACAACGTCAGGGTGGCCTCGCGATACTTCAAGGGCCCCGAGCTGCTCGTGGACTACCAG ATGTATGACTACAGTCTAGACATGTGGAGCCTGGGCTGCATGCTGGCCAGTATGATCTTTCAGAAAGAGCCCTTCTTCCACGGACAAGACAACTACGACCAG CTGGTGAGAATCGCCAAGGTTCTGGGGACGGACGAGCTGTTCGGATACCTGCGGAAATACCACATCGAGCTGGACCCTCGCTTCAAAGACCTGCTGGGACA gcagagcaggaagcgCTGGGAACAGTTTGTGCAGACAGAGAACCAGCACCTGGTGAGCCCCGAAgccctggacctgctggacaaGCTGCTACGCTACGACCATCAACAGAGGCTGACCGCCACGGAGGCCATGGAGCACCCCTACTTct ATCCGGTAGTAAAGGAACAATCTCTGTCGAACTCTGACAACAACATGGTTTCCAGTGGCAACACTACAGCGCGATGA